CTTGACTGGGCAAGAGAAGCAGCTACACAAGAGGCAAGCTCAGGTATCGATGTCCCCACTGCCACCAGCGTCAATCCTATTACAAATTCGGAAACCCCAAGGCTTTTTGCAATGGACGACGCGGACTTTACAAAATAATCTGAGCCCTTTACAAGAAGAATAAGTCCTGTTACGAGGACGAGTATGTTTATGAGCAACAAAAGCACATTGAAATAACTTATATTTATTATTTTTGAGATAAGCAATCATCGATGATAATGCTTTATTATACCAACGATGTATTTACTTTGGAGAGCGATATGACGGGGGACATCCAGAAAAATAATTATGGTTCATTCGGTTCTTCGAAAGACCTGACATTGGGTGATTTGGAAATATCAGTTTTTGAAGAGAATGGAATTTCCTATTATAAGCGGATACAAGAGGATGTGGAAGTCAAAAAGGTCCTTTCATCGGTTGATGCGGATATTGTAATCAATCCAATTGAACCTGTCAACCTCCCGAAAGATATTTCTTCATACCTGCTGGTCGAATTTGAATCTCCTTTGCTTGTCCCTTCGCTATCAAACAAGACAATATACGTTACTTTCCCGATAGAAATCGGAATTTTTCTTCAGACAAAAAAGAGCCTTGAAGTAATTGACATTGTTTCAATCGTTCGACCGAAGTTTACCTTATACGGGACTTCCAGTGATGGAATTATATGCAGATATCATAAATCGGCTATATATTCTGAAATTCCGGTTCTGTCTTCCTTTGAAATGGGCGTAATTGAGTTGACTATCGACAACAAAAGTGAACAGATTGCCGAGGTAAACAAAATTGTTCTGAGTGCTTATGGTATGAAAATATATTATGATGAAGCTCTTGTTTCAATGAAGGCAAATATGGAAATCAATAGCAAGAAAATAGCCGAAACAAAGTTTATTGATCATCCTATTCTTGGAGATATGTTAAGATCAAGGGAATTATATTCCCTGAGTAAAATTCATCTTAATTCAACAAAATATGTTATGGAAAAAGGAATATGAATAGTAGCACTTCACTTGTTTCTCTTGTTGGTCATCCTTCAATTCTGCCTATTTTGCTATCGGTTATAATAGTAATTGCAGCTGTGATCATTGGAAAGGCTCTTGGTTTCTATTTGAAAAGGACTTTTTCTGACAGGATTAGTGAAGGCAATGCCGAGATTATCAGCAAGGCAGTCTACTATTCCGTAATCATATTCACTATTGTTTTCGTGCTTTTGCCAGCCTTGGGGATAGAAGCCTCAAGTTTCCTGGTAGCCGGTGGAATCCTCGGTATAATTATCGGATTTGCTAGTCAGAGTATTGTAGGAAACCTGATTTCAGGACTTTTCCTGATTATTGAAAGACCCATTGAAATAGGGCAGCAGGTTGATATTGGCGGGAATGTTGGCATAGTTGAGGATATCAGTATCATTTCTACGATAATCAGGACTTATGACGGGCTTTACGTTAGAATCCCCAATGAGAAAGTTTTCACAAGTGATATCACAAATTACGTTGCAAACGTTGCACGAAGATTTGAATATAAAGTAGGGGTGCGTTATAGCGATGACGCCGATCGGGCTATTGGCATTGTCAAAAAAATGATTGACGATCATCCCCTGGCTCTGAAAAATCCTGCTCCCCAGCTTTTTGTAAGTGAGCTGGCGGATAATGCGGTGACAATAGTTGTAAGGATATGGAGTCCTGCAACAGAGTGGTATTCCCTTAAAACCGAAATGCTCTGGAAAATAAAGAAAACACTGGAAGAAAACGGAATAGAAATAGCATTTCCACAGAGAACGGTTTGGTTTGCAAATGAACTTTCTCTCAAAGAAAAAAGCTATGATTCAAAAGACAATACAATCGGGAAATAATTTCCCGAATTGGGTTTTTGCAGCTACTTTTCACACCACCTGTTAATATCAATGCAAGTCAAACCAAGGATTTAGTTTTTATAGCTAGTTTCACATATCGCTATTGGGGAATAATAAACTGATCTTTATGATCAAGGGGGAAACTTACTGAAATGCTTAAGCGGAAGTGCATTATTATTGCCGGCGAGGAAGCCGGTCCGAAATCCAACAAGATGGGCGGAATATGGAACGTTATTGACGCAGAGGTAAATACTCTTGCCTCGATGCTTGCAGACGGAACCCTAAAGGAAGAAAACGTCCCCCGTATTTTTGTAGCTGGTCCTTACTTCGGCCATAGCGGATCCGATTGGAACAAAGGCTTAAACAGGATTACAGATCTCAGCGAGTTTGATGAGTATGAACCAGATGAGGAACTGAGTTCGATATTTGAGAAACTCAATGCAGAAGGCATAGAAATAGTCATCGGATCCAGAAACTTGCATGGCATAGAAGTAGTACACCTGATGTTCAAAACCAACAACTTTTGCAGGGAGTCCGTTGAGTATAAAGGGCAAACTATATGTCTGGAAAATAAAATAAAGGCCGAAGCTTACGATCTTGTAGGTCTTGATTCCTTAACCTATGAAGAATTGCCCAACCGGAATGAATATTCCCATTACCTGAACCTTTCATATGCAATATCCGAATTTGTCAATGCGCTCGTAGATATTCGGACAGATAAGTCCAAACAATATGAAGACAAGGCAATGTCGGAATTTGTGGCTTCCCTGATGCCTACACTATATGTTTCATTACACTGCCATGAGTTCGGTGTTTTCTACTCAATTGCCCGGCTCAAGAAACTTGGTGTAACAATTAATTCCGTGGCCACTCATCATGCCACAATTCCAGGCAGGGCTGCAGGGCACCGTTCCATTCAAAAAATCCGCGATAACGACAGTTCATGGGGAGAAAATGTTTCTCTCAACATGGGGGCGCTTGAATCTTTGTCTTCATACGCTGATGTTGTAACGGCGGTAGGCGATTCTACAAAAAAGGAAATAAAATTGTTCTACGGTATTGATTCTATCATTGTAAGAAATGGAATCGATCTCGAGTCTGTTGAATTTGACAAACTGTGGGAAAAGAAAAAGCAGTGCCGTGAAAGAATGCAAAAAATCGCAGTTGAGAAACTGTACAATGCATATGATGGATTAGCTCTTTCCCCGGAAAAAATCATTCCAATATTTTCCATATCCCGTATTGAAATTGAGAACAAAGGTTATCCTGACTTGCTTGATTCTCTTGTTCTTTTAGACAGGATGGTGAAAATTGAAATAGAAGGTGGCAGGCTTGATGAAGACTACAGGGTTATTTGTTTCATAATCACTGCGCACGGTCCCAAAACAAATTTGCCTGGAAATTTCCCTCTGCAATTCCCGGAGGAAACATTGATGGGTGAAGAGATAAGGCTTCAAAAAATGATCGTTGACAGGGGTCTTGAATGTTCCAAGCTATCAACAGGCAAAAGATATGTTTCTGCTGTTCTTTACCCCCAATGGCTTTCAAAAAATGATGGGGGGTTCGATATGTCAGTTGATGAGTTTATGGCAGGCTGCATTGCAGGTATTTTCCCGTCAAGATATGAGCCATTCCTTCTGACCGGGCTGGAAGCCGGGAAAGAGGCAACTCCCAGTGTTGTAAGCAAAGTATGCGGATTCAGTGACGCTCTCCAGACACTCAAGCGTCTTGTAATGGGTATGGGGGGTGTTGTAGTCGTGGACAACATTGATTTGTCGTATCTTGAAACAGTTGCTGATTACGCTCTTGCAATGGATTATTTCATAGACACTTACACGTATGACAAGGTAAAATACAATCTCCTGTGTCAGGAAGCCAACCTTCTTGCCAGGGATATGAACTGGAGGGAACCTGTCAAGCAATACTATGAGATGCTTACGGGTAAAAAAGCCATTTGATAGGAAAAGGTTGCTGATACTAAAAAAAGCATCTGGTTTAGGGGCGGTGGGGTAAAAATGTCAGAAATACGCAAACATTATTTCTTAGATGAATATTGTATAATCGCATCCGCAAGGAAGCGCCGCCCTTCTGATTTTTCAGCGGAATTGCCTGAAAAGAATGATTCAAAATGTGTATTTTGCGCAGGCAATGAGGACAAAACACCTGCAGCAACAGCTGTTTATAAGGATAACAAAATCCTGATGGATTCGGAGAAGTCCAGAATAAAGGATTGGAATGTGCGATGTATTCCTAACCTGTATCCTGCACTTTCTCCAAACCCTGTGGAAACAGGTGAAAATATCGACGTTATTCCGGGTTATGGTTTCCATGAGGTAATTGTGGAAACACCATTCCACGAAAAAGAAATTCAGGATTTTTCGGATGAAGAGATAAATCTTCTTATGCAGGTCTATCAGGATAGGATCACTCGCTATGGTTCAATGGACGGTATTGAATACGTATCCCTTTTCAAAAACCAGGGGAAAAAAGCAGGAGCTTCCCTTGCCCACACACATACCCAGTTAATAGCACTACCCATAAAACCTCCTCTTTTTGTAAGGGAACTGGACAGGATACATGCACTGGACGGATGTCCATATTGTGCCATCTTGGAAAAAGAGATTTCCGGGGAACGGCTGCTTTATGAGAATGATCACTTTATTGCTATAGCTCCTTACTTTTCCAGAGTACCATATGAACTATGGATCTTGCCAAAAAAGCACATTAACCATATAGCAGGTTTCGATGAGAAGCTTCTGAATTCTTTAGGTGATGTGATTCGATTTTCAATCTCAAGTCTTCATGACTGTCTCGGGGGAGTTGCTTACAATTACATGTTCTACCAGCTTCAGGATGATCCGGAATACCATTTCAATCTGAAATTGCATCCAAGAACTTCGATTGCGGCGGGTTTTGAAAAGAATACAGATATTTACATAAACACACTTCCTCCCGAAGAGGCGGTGAAGCATCTCAAAGGAGAAGGGAATTGATTAACTGAAATCATTATAACGAATTATTAGCGGGGGTAAATTTGAAAATTGCAATGTTTTCGTGGGAGAGTCTTTATTCCGTAAAAGTGGGGGGGTTGGCACCACATGTTTCCGAGCTTTCTGAAGCTCTTGTATCCATGGGTCATTCCATACACATATTTACACGTAATAATGGGCTTTCTCCCAATGAAAAAATAAACGGAGTATACTATCATAGGGTTGATCACGACCTTTCCGGCGGTATCGTGCATCAAATGGACGGCATGTGTGATGCCATGTATTCCAGCTTCATGGAAATATCAGCTGAATACGGTTCTTTTGACATGCTTCACGTGCATGACTGGCATCCGATAAATGTTGTTTCAAGGCTGAAATCTGAGCTGGGAATTCCTTTTATCATTACATATCATAGTACGGAATGGGGACGAAACGGCAATATTCACGGGAACTGGTGGGAAGCCGAAGAAATATCACACAGGGAATGGAAAGGTGGATATGAATCATCCAGAGTAATTGTCACATCTAAAAATTTCAAGGATGAAATCCAATATCTCTATCAGATTCCTGACTATAAGATTTCTACTATCCCAAATGGTATTTTTCGCGGTAAAATGAAAAGGGACGTTGATGCGGGAGAAGTGAAAAAACGCTTTGGAATTCATCCTTTTGCACCAGTAATATTGTTTATTGGAAGGATGAACTTCCAGAAAGGACCGGATATCCTCGTGGAGTCGGTTCCGAAAGTCCTTGATCACCGATGGGATGCAAAATTTGTGTTTATCGGTGAGGGTGAACTCCGGCCTCATTGTGAATATCTTGCAGACAGGGCACAGGTTTCAGGCAGTTGTCACTTTTTGGGTTATGTAAATGATAAAACGCTCAAAGACTGGATTAATGCATGTGATATCCTTTGCGTCCCAAGCAGAAATGAGCCCTTTGGGATAGTGGTTCTTGAAGGATGGGATGCAGAAAAGAACATTGTTGCAACGGACGCCGTTACG
The DNA window shown above is from Methanohalophilus levihalophilus and carries:
- a CDS encoding DUF432 domain-containing protein; its protein translation is MIMLYYTNDVFTLESDMTGDIQKNNYGSFGSSKDLTLGDLEISVFEENGISYYKRIQEDVEVKKVLSSVDADIVINPIEPVNLPKDISSYLLVEFESPLLVPSLSNKTIYVTFPIEIGIFLQTKKSLEVIDIVSIVRPKFTLYGTSSDGIICRYHKSAIYSEIPVLSSFEMGVIELTIDNKSEQIAEVNKIVLSAYGMKIYYDEALVSMKANMEINSKKIAETKFIDHPILGDMLRSRELYSLSKIHLNSTKYVMEKGI
- a CDS encoding mechanosensitive ion channel family protein → MNSSTSLVSLVGHPSILPILLSVIIVIAAVIIGKALGFYLKRTFSDRISEGNAEIISKAVYYSVIIFTIVFVLLPALGIEASSFLVAGGILGIIIGFASQSIVGNLISGLFLIIERPIEIGQQVDIGGNVGIVEDISIISTIIRTYDGLYVRIPNEKVFTSDITNYVANVARRFEYKVGVRYSDDADRAIGIVKKMIDDHPLALKNPAPQLFVSELADNAVTIVVRIWSPATEWYSLKTEMLWKIKKTLEENGIEIAFPQRTVWFANELSLKEKSYDSKDNTIGK
- a CDS encoding glycogen synthase, with product MLKRKCIIIAGEEAGPKSNKMGGIWNVIDAEVNTLASMLADGTLKEENVPRIFVAGPYFGHSGSDWNKGLNRITDLSEFDEYEPDEELSSIFEKLNAEGIEIVIGSRNLHGIEVVHLMFKTNNFCRESVEYKGQTICLENKIKAEAYDLVGLDSLTYEELPNRNEYSHYLNLSYAISEFVNALVDIRTDKSKQYEDKAMSEFVASLMPTLYVSLHCHEFGVFYSIARLKKLGVTINSVATHHATIPGRAAGHRSIQKIRDNDSSWGENVSLNMGALESLSSYADVVTAVGDSTKKEIKLFYGIDSIIVRNGIDLESVEFDKLWEKKKQCRERMQKIAVEKLYNAYDGLALSPEKIIPIFSISRIEIENKGYPDLLDSLVLLDRMVKIEIEGGRLDEDYRVICFIITAHGPKTNLPGNFPLQFPEETLMGEEIRLQKMIVDRGLECSKLSTGKRYVSAVLYPQWLSKNDGGFDMSVDEFMAGCIAGIFPSRYEPFLLTGLEAGKEATPSVVSKVCGFSDALQTLKRLVMGMGGVVVVDNIDLSYLETVADYALAMDYFIDTYTYDKVKYNLLCQEANLLARDMNWREPVKQYYEMLTGKKAI
- a CDS encoding galactose-1-phosphate uridylyltransferase, which gives rise to MSEIRKHYFLDEYCIIASARKRRPSDFSAELPEKNDSKCVFCAGNEDKTPAATAVYKDNKILMDSEKSRIKDWNVRCIPNLYPALSPNPVETGENIDVIPGYGFHEVIVETPFHEKEIQDFSDEEINLLMQVYQDRITRYGSMDGIEYVSLFKNQGKKAGASLAHTHTQLIALPIKPPLFVRELDRIHALDGCPYCAILEKEISGERLLYENDHFIAIAPYFSRVPYELWILPKKHINHIAGFDEKLLNSLGDVIRFSISSLHDCLGGVAYNYMFYQLQDDPEYHFNLKLHPRTSIAAGFEKNTDIYINTLPPEEAVKHLKGEGN
- a CDS encoding glycosyltransferase family 4 protein; this encodes MFSWESLYSVKVGGLAPHVSELSEALVSMGHSIHIFTRNNGLSPNEKINGVYYHRVDHDLSGGIVHQMDGMCDAMYSSFMEISAEYGSFDMLHVHDWHPINVVSRLKSELGIPFIITYHSTEWGRNGNIHGNWWEAEEISHREWKGGYESSRVIVTSKNFKDEIQYLYQIPDYKISTIPNGIFRGKMKRDVDAGEVKKRFGIHPFAPVILFIGRMNFQKGPDILVESVPKVLDHRWDAKFVFIGEGELRPHCEYLADRAQVSGSCHFLGYVNDKTLKDWINACDILCVPSRNEPFGIVVLEGWDAEKNIVATDAVTIIDNFFDGVLVFQNPDSIAGGINYVLDNLHDDKFGKAGRELIKNKYNWYKIAEKTAEVYASALSAQSGT